From one Silene latifolia isolate original U9 population unplaced genomic scaffold, ASM4854445v1 scaffold_336, whole genome shotgun sequence genomic stretch:
- the LOC141639320 gene encoding PI-PLC X domain-containing protein At5g67130-like isoform X1, protein MKPPTPKFPLFHIFHICLFIFASLFFSSFSLKIGETCSKDTDCEAGLRCETCPINGNTRPRCTSIQPILPTSKVKGLAFNKYSWLTTHNAFAKSGSTKSGTGAILVAPTNQEDTIASQLNNGVRGLMLDMYDFQNDIWLCHSFGGKCYDFTAFQPAINVLKEIQAFLEAHPSEIVTIFIEDYVTSPMGLTKLFNAAGLTKFMFPLSQMPKNGGDWPTVDDMAQKNQRLLAFTSIKSKESSEGIAYNWNYVVENQYGDGGMAAGTCTNRAESPPLNTTTISLVLENYFPDNPNSTETCLYNSAPLIKLMNTCLQQDGKRWPNFIAVDYYQRSDGGGAPEAVNIANGHLACGCDNIAYCKENGKFGSCNVPALAPPPPAALSSSKSPGNPTQFNSADKHGHENLHRQLYGFAFTVIILSIL, encoded by the exons ATCGGAGAAACATGTTCAAAAGATACAGACTGCGAAGCGGGACTTAGATGCGAGACTTGCCCGATTAATGGCAATACTCGCCCTAGATGTACTTCTATTCAACCCATTCTTCCTACCTCCAAGGTTAAAGGATTGGCGTTCAACAAGTATTCATGGCTGACAACGCATAACGCGTTTGCAAAGTCGGGTTCGACCAAGTCGGGTACGGGTGCCATTCTTGTGGCTCCTACTAATCAAGAAGACACCATCGCCTCCCAACTCAAT AATGGAGTTCGAGGGCTAATGCTCGACATGTATGACTTCCAGAACGACATATGGTTGTGCCATTCGTTTGGAGGCAAGTGCTACGATTTCACTGCTTTT CAACCAGCAATTAATGTCCTCAAAGAAATTCAAGCCTTCCTTGAAGCACACCCATCAGAAATCGTTACGATCTTTATAGAAGATTATGTGACATCACCAATGGGTCTGACCAAGCTCTTCAATGCTGCTGGGCTTACCAAGTTCATGTTCCCTCTATCTCAGATGCCTAAAAATGGTGGCGATTGGCCAACTGTGGACGACATGGCGCAGAAAAATCAGAGATTGCTGGCCTTCACTTCTATTAAATCAAAGGAGTCATCTGAAGGGATTGCTTACAATTGGAACTATGTGGTAGAAAATCAAT ATGGCGATGGAGGGATGGCGGCTGGAACATGTACGAACCGTGCTGAGTCTCCTCCATTGAACACAACAACAATCTCACTAGTACTTGAGAATTACTTTCCAGATAACCCCAATTCTACTGAAACTTGCCTATACAATTCAGCTCCCCTGATTAAGCTGATGAATACTTGCCTTCAACAAGATGGAAAAAGATGGCCAAATTTCATAGCTGTCGACTATTACCAG AGGAGTGATGGTGGTGGAGCTCCGGAGGCAGTTAATATAGCAAATGGTCATCTAGCATGTGGATGTGACAATATCGCATACTGCAAG GAAAATGGGAAATTTGGTTCATGCAATGTCCCGGCCCTGGCACCGCCTCCACCAGCTGCATTATCGTCATCTAAATCGCCTGGAAACCCCACCCAATTTAATAGTGCTGATAAGCATGGACATGAGAACCTACATCGTCAGTTGTATGGATTCGCGTTTACAGTAATAATCTTGTCAATCCTGTGA
- the LOC141639320 gene encoding PI-PLC X domain-containing protein At5g67130-like isoform X2 yields MKPPTPKFPLFHIFHICLFIFASLFFSSFSLKIGETCSKDTDCEAGLRCETCPINGNTRPRCTSIQPILPTSKVKGLAFNKYSWLTTHNAFAKSGSTKSGTGAILVAPTNQEDTIASQLNNGVRGLMLDMYDFQNDIWLCHSFGGKCYDFTAFQPAINVLKEIQAFLEAHPSEIVTIFIEDYVTSPMGLTKLFNAAGLTKFMFPLSQMPKNGGDWPTVDDMAQKNQRLLAFTSIKSKESSEGIAYNWNYVVENQYGDGGMAAGTCTNRAESPPLNTTTISLVLENYFPDNPNSTETCLYNSAPLIKLMNTCLQQDGKRWPNFIAVDYYQRSDGGGAPEAVNIANGHLACGCDNIAYCKGDQTTTVLGKWEIWFMQCPGPGTASTSCIIVI; encoded by the exons ATCGGAGAAACATGTTCAAAAGATACAGACTGCGAAGCGGGACTTAGATGCGAGACTTGCCCGATTAATGGCAATACTCGCCCTAGATGTACTTCTATTCAACCCATTCTTCCTACCTCCAAGGTTAAAGGATTGGCGTTCAACAAGTATTCATGGCTGACAACGCATAACGCGTTTGCAAAGTCGGGTTCGACCAAGTCGGGTACGGGTGCCATTCTTGTGGCTCCTACTAATCAAGAAGACACCATCGCCTCCCAACTCAAT AATGGAGTTCGAGGGCTAATGCTCGACATGTATGACTTCCAGAACGACATATGGTTGTGCCATTCGTTTGGAGGCAAGTGCTACGATTTCACTGCTTTT CAACCAGCAATTAATGTCCTCAAAGAAATTCAAGCCTTCCTTGAAGCACACCCATCAGAAATCGTTACGATCTTTATAGAAGATTATGTGACATCACCAATGGGTCTGACCAAGCTCTTCAATGCTGCTGGGCTTACCAAGTTCATGTTCCCTCTATCTCAGATGCCTAAAAATGGTGGCGATTGGCCAACTGTGGACGACATGGCGCAGAAAAATCAGAGATTGCTGGCCTTCACTTCTATTAAATCAAAGGAGTCATCTGAAGGGATTGCTTACAATTGGAACTATGTGGTAGAAAATCAAT ATGGCGATGGAGGGATGGCGGCTGGAACATGTACGAACCGTGCTGAGTCTCCTCCATTGAACACAACAACAATCTCACTAGTACTTGAGAATTACTTTCCAGATAACCCCAATTCTACTGAAACTTGCCTATACAATTCAGCTCCCCTGATTAAGCTGATGAATACTTGCCTTCAACAAGATGGAAAAAGATGGCCAAATTTCATAGCTGTCGACTATTACCAG AGGAGTGATGGTGGTGGAGCTCCGGAGGCAGTTAATATAGCAAATGGTCATCTAGCATGTGGATGTGACAATATCGCATACTGCAAG GGTGACCAGACCACCACTGTACTCG GAAAATGGGAAATTTGGTTCATGCAATGTCCCGGCCCTGGCACCGCCTCCACCAGCTGCATTATCGTCATCTAA